From the genome of Candidatus Dadabacteria bacterium, one region includes:
- the recG gene encoding ATP-dependent DNA helicase RecG — MRGELEKILRSLETPLLFASRNNFSNLDKVPELGEDVRKISTRFLTGNFPGQIKSQIMALRNSFSDFNDLERRDKIKRISSALAVIRGIKGTSVRLPEPDVPARPAVTRRRSEKKPGGVLEDVADIPGVGRRAAALLEKRSVRTVYDLLFYCPKKYDDRRNITEMCELLPGGEYTVRGRVVSLGEIRNRKRSFFRVTLSDGTQRLGLLWFNYNPRYLRGLFRQGRHFIVHGKASSASGKKSLQIIHPLPQDIEIIENEDDIGNPLQFGRIVPVYPLTEGLTQKKLREIVRKALDSCARNFEGLIPQEIRGKHDLMDLPNALEQVHFPPGDLPPVDFDDPGSVTGSPAHRTVVFFEFFVLQLGLLLKKRNVEASRGISFDSDSPLARRLLDSLPFSLTGAQETVISQIADDMISPRPMNRLLQGDVGSGKTLVALVSMLRAVSSGYQAAIMVPTEILAEQHSRNIRRMTGAMGVRTVLLKSKLSRTDRAAIEKDISSGRADIVVGTHALISEAVDFKALGFVVIDEQHRFGVLQRARLMRKAAAPDVLVMTATPIPRSLAITVYGDLELSVIDELPPSRKRVTTFVLSDTQKNRKWLYERVKKELAEGFQAYFIYPFIEESENEDFKWVRDVNRMVEELREEFSEFCVSLIHGRMKSGERETVMNDFLAGRSDILVSTTVIEVGVDVPNATVIVIENAERFGLSQLHQMRGRVGRGERESTCCVVYSFASGEDSAQRLEIMGRTSDGFRISEFDLSRRGPGEFMGTKQSGVPGFSFASLIRDSAVLNESRESARELMLEGRSLGDYEKLLKHVRMKWGEMLELDTSS, encoded by the coding sequence ATGCGGGGCGAGCTGGAAAAAATCCTGCGTTCTCTGGAGACTCCACTTCTTTTTGCCTCAAGGAATAATTTTTCGAATCTTGACAAGGTTCCGGAACTCGGAGAGGACGTGAGAAAAATCTCGACGAGGTTCCTCACGGGGAATTTCCCCGGCCAGATAAAAAGCCAGATAATGGCACTCAGGAATTCCTTTTCTGATTTCAATGACCTTGAGCGTCGTGACAAGATCAAAAGGATATCTTCAGCCCTCGCAGTCATCCGCGGGATAAAAGGCACTTCGGTCCGGCTGCCGGAACCGGATGTCCCCGCGCGTCCTGCCGTCACGCGCCGCCGTTCTGAAAAAAAGCCCGGAGGAGTTCTTGAGGACGTAGCGGATATTCCCGGCGTCGGGCGCAGGGCCGCCGCCTTGCTTGAGAAAAGATCCGTCCGTACGGTCTATGATCTTCTGTTCTACTGCCCGAAAAAATATGATGACAGAAGAAACATAACCGAGATGTGCGAGCTGCTTCCCGGAGGAGAATACACGGTGCGCGGCCGCGTCGTTTCCCTGGGAGAGATAAGAAACAGGAAGAGAAGTTTTTTCCGGGTCACGCTCTCCGACGGAACGCAGAGACTCGGACTGCTGTGGTTTAACTACAACCCCCGCTACCTGAGGGGGCTTTTCCGCCAGGGAAGGCATTTTATAGTTCACGGCAAGGCCTCATCTGCTTCCGGCAAAAAGTCTCTTCAGATAATCCATCCTCTTCCTCAGGACATAGAGATAATAGAGAATGAAGATGATATAGGAAACCCTCTTCAGTTCGGAAGGATAGTGCCCGTCTACCCGCTTACAGAAGGCCTCACTCAGAAAAAACTGAGAGAGATCGTGAGAAAAGCTCTTGACAGCTGCGCCCGGAATTTCGAGGGACTTATTCCACAGGAGATACGCGGGAAACACGATCTTATGGATCTTCCCAACGCGCTTGAACAGGTGCATTTTCCCCCCGGCGACCTCCCTCCGGTTGATTTTGACGATCCGGGGTCCGTTACTGGCTCGCCTGCACACAGGACCGTCGTGTTTTTCGAGTTCTTCGTGCTTCAGCTGGGGCTTCTGCTTAAAAAACGTAACGTTGAGGCAAGCCGCGGCATATCCTTTGATTCTGACTCCCCCCTTGCGCGCAGGCTCCTTGATTCGCTTCCTTTCAGCCTTACGGGGGCGCAGGAGACGGTAATTTCCCAGATTGCCGACGACATGATCTCACCCCGCCCGATGAACAGGCTTCTTCAAGGTGATGTGGGAAGCGGCAAGACCCTTGTAGCCCTTGTCTCCATGCTGCGCGCCGTTTCTTCCGGCTACCAGGCGGCCATAATGGTCCCGACCGAGATACTGGCCGAGCAGCATTCCAGAAACATAAGAAGGATGACCGGGGCAATGGGAGTCAGGACGGTGCTTCTCAAAAGCAAACTTTCGAGGACCGATAGGGCTGCCATAGAGAAAGACATAAGCTCCGGGCGCGCCGATATAGTGGTGGGAACCCACGCGCTTATATCCGAAGCGGTGGATTTCAAGGCGCTTGGGTTTGTGGTGATAGACGAGCAGCACCGCTTCGGAGTGCTTCAGAGGGCGAGGCTCATGCGCAAGGCCGCGGCTCCCGACGTGCTCGTAATGACGGCTACGCCCATTCCAAGGAGTCTGGCTATCACTGTCTACGGAGACCTCGAACTCTCGGTGATAGATGAGCTTCCTCCTTCAAGAAAAAGAGTAACCACTTTTGTTCTCAGCGATACGCAGAAAAACAGAAAGTGGCTTTACGAGAGGGTAAAAAAAGAGCTGGCCGAAGGGTTTCAGGCCTATTTTATCTACCCGTTCATAGAAGAATCGGAAAACGAGGATTTCAAGTGGGTAAGGGATGTGAACAGGATGGTGGAGGAACTTCGCGAGGAGTTCTCGGAGTTCTGTGTTTCGTTAATACACGGCAGAATGAAAAGCGGGGAAAGGGAGACCGTGATGAACGATTTTCTCGCGGGGCGCTCCGACATTCTTGTTTCCACAACCGTTATAGAGGTTGGGGTTGACGTTCCAAACGCGACTGTGATCGTTATAGAAAACGCCGAGCGCTTCGGACTTTCCCAGCTTCATCAGATGAGAGGCAGGGTGGGCCGGGGGGAGCGCGAGTCAACCTGTTGCGTGGTATATTCATTTGCCTCGGGAGAGGATTCCGCGCAGAGGCTTGAAATAATGGGTCGTACGTCCGACGGGTTCAGAATTTCCGAGTTTGATCTTTCCCGAAGAGGTCCCGGGGAATTTATGGGCACAAAACAGTCGGGAGTTCCAGGTTTCAGCTTCGCGAGTCTGATCAGGGATTCCGCCGTGCTCAATGAATCAAGAGAATCTGCCCGTGAATTGATGCTTGAAGGGAGAAGTCTCGGAGATTACGAAAAACTCCTTAAGCATGTGAGGATGAAGTGGGGAGAGATGCTTGAACTTGACACAAGTTCGTAG
- a CDS encoding GDP-mannose 4,6-dehydratase: protein MNVIVSGCAGFIGAKVCELLLERGDMVFGLDNMSDAYDVRLKHHRLETLRGFERFSFFECDISDNPKLLSVCEEIKAFCGDGRIGCVINLAARAGVRQSIENPWIYYSTNVTGTLNLLEFCRSEGIGKFVLASTSSVYGENEIPFREDMKTDYQLSQYASSKKSAEGLCSVYNSLYGIDISVLRYFTVYGPAGRPDMSVFRFIKWINEGEEIVILGDGEQKRDFTYVDDIAAGTVLAIKNLGFEVINLGSAASVSLNEIIDVIERGTGKRAKVTCSAPHPSDIRVTLASIDKAKKILDWEPCFDIETGIENSLRWYNANEALVRSIEV, encoded by the coding sequence ATGAATGTAATTGTTTCGGGTTGCGCGGGATTTATAGGCGCCAAAGTCTGCGAGCTTCTTCTTGAGCGTGGAGATATGGTTTTCGGGCTCGACAACATGTCCGACGCTTATGACGTGAGGCTCAAGCATCACAGGCTTGAGACTCTCAGAGGGTTTGAGAGATTCAGTTTTTTCGAATGCGACATATCGGACAATCCCAAACTTCTTTCTGTGTGCGAGGAAATAAAGGCTTTTTGCGGGGACGGCCGAATTGGCTGCGTTATTAACCTCGCGGCCCGTGCAGGGGTTCGCCAGAGCATTGAGAATCCCTGGATATATTATTCTACCAACGTGACTGGGACCCTTAATCTCCTTGAGTTCTGCCGCTCAGAAGGAATAGGCAAGTTCGTGCTCGCTTCGACTTCGAGCGTTTACGGGGAAAACGAAATCCCCTTCAGGGAGGATATGAAGACCGATTATCAGCTTTCTCAATACGCATCCTCGAAGAAATCGGCCGAAGGCCTTTGCTCGGTTTACAACTCTCTTTACGGAATAGATATCTCGGTGCTTCGCTACTTTACGGTTTACGGTCCCGCAGGAAGGCCAGACATGAGCGTTTTTCGGTTCATAAAGTGGATAAATGAGGGAGAGGAAATAGTAATACTCGGCGACGGAGAACAGAAAAGGGACTTTACCTACGTTGACGATATCGCGGCGGGCACTGTCCTGGCGATAAAGAATCTGGGCTTTGAGGTAATAAATCTCGGAAGCGCAGCCTCCGTATCCCTAAACGAAATCATAGACGTGATAGAACGCGGAACCGGCAAAAGAGCTAAAGTTACTTGCAGCGCCCCGCATCCTTCCGATATCAGGGTTACCTTGGCAAGTATAGACAAGGCGAAAAAGATTTTGGACTGGGAGCCTTGCTTTGATATCGAGACCGGTATTGAAAACTCGCTTAGGTGGTATAATGCCAACGAGGCCCTTGTACGGAGTATAGAAGTTTGA
- a CDS encoding 2-oxoglutarate dehydrogenase E1 component: protein MDIWKNFHGLNSGYVMDLYERYVRDSSSVDPATKTIFKGWKPDSKYSSLRVEIEPEIEKNGFKQSSVRDVNKAVAIANMAQAIRRHGHLASRIDPLGGPVHGDLTLHAETFGLDEEELRDFPSTLVGWPLSQNSLDALDGIRKLRKIYSSTTGYNYDHIYEAEERRWMRGAIESGVYRPPLNPVNEVELLDTLTRVEVFENFLHRIFPGKFRFSIEGVDMLVPMLNELILLAIKADIHQIILGMAHRGRLNVMHHVMEKNYKYTLLKFKDPVLVRDFADDMGWTGDVKYHEAVKRDIPMGDMLDRNMRITMVPNPSHLESVNPVVQGMSRACGISDDAPGSPQFDPSAVIPVQIHGDSAFMGQGINAETLNLSALPGYHTGGTIHIITNNQLGYTTLPSDSRSTLYASDLAKGFEIPIVHVNADDPVACIESIRLAFGYTSRFEKHFLIDLVGYRRYGHNEADEPGFTQPMIYKKIDSHPRVMGIWAKKLIEKGTVSEKQVEQLQEEHIKKIAEEFESISPDDSPEESTAPSPERGITKRTVTKVPDETLRELNDSLLSVPEGFTVNSKIARIRDRRKNTLDDPKEKTIDWAMAEELAYASIVAQGIPVRITGQDCERGTFSHRHAVLHDSENGAIHTPLQRIPQAKAAFEIKNSPLSENACLGFEYGYCIERTNCLVIWEAQYGDFINGAQTIVDEYLVSARAKWGQTPSLVLLLPHAYEGQGPDHSSGRLERFLMSAAEYNIRIVNCTTSAQFFHVLRRQALLLEKDPLPLIVMTPKGLLRSPMINSSLKDLSEGKWLPVIDDPMSARRAKKVRRLIFCSGKVYVDLISSELRAKSPDVAIARIEQLYPRPKEEVSAVLERYGKLEEVVWVQEEPQNAGAWKYMLPFFRRKIIKKRFPFSYIGRKRYSSPSEGLSSMHRYNQELLIKQAFSIDKVVEGNEESGITWHRDI from the coding sequence ATGGACATCTGGAAAAACTTTCACGGGCTCAATTCAGGTTACGTAATGGATCTCTACGAACGTTACGTAAGAGATTCTTCTTCAGTCGATCCCGCCACAAAAACCATCTTTAAGGGATGGAAACCCGACAGTAAATACTCGTCTCTCAGGGTCGAGATAGAACCCGAGATCGAGAAAAACGGTTTCAAGCAATCATCTGTAAGAGATGTAAACAAGGCCGTTGCGATCGCCAATATGGCGCAGGCAATCAGGAGGCACGGTCACCTGGCAAGCAGAATAGATCCCCTCGGGGGTCCCGTCCACGGAGACCTCACCCTGCACGCCGAAACATTTGGGCTTGACGAGGAGGAGCTAAGAGACTTTCCCTCAACTCTTGTAGGATGGCCTCTTTCGCAGAACTCGCTTGACGCGCTTGACGGAATAAGGAAGCTGAGGAAAATCTACTCGTCCACCACGGGATATAACTACGACCACATCTACGAAGCCGAAGAGAGAAGATGGATGAGGGGCGCCATAGAGTCGGGAGTTTACCGCCCTCCCCTAAATCCCGTGAACGAAGTGGAACTTCTGGATACTCTAACTAGGGTAGAGGTATTCGAAAATTTCCTTCACAGAATCTTTCCCGGAAAATTCAGGTTCTCAATAGAAGGCGTCGACATGCTGGTGCCGATGCTGAATGAACTCATACTCCTCGCCATCAAAGCCGACATACACCAGATAATTCTGGGAATGGCCCATCGTGGAAGACTGAACGTTATGCACCACGTGATGGAGAAAAACTACAAGTATACGCTGCTTAAGTTCAAGGATCCTGTTCTGGTAAGGGACTTCGCCGATGACATGGGATGGACCGGGGACGTGAAGTACCACGAGGCCGTAAAACGCGATATCCCGATGGGAGACATGCTTGATCGCAACATGAGGATCACCATGGTTCCCAATCCCAGCCACTTGGAATCGGTAAATCCCGTAGTGCAGGGAATGTCGAGGGCGTGCGGGATAAGCGACGATGCGCCGGGTTCTCCGCAATTTGACCCATCAGCGGTAATACCGGTGCAGATTCATGGAGATTCGGCATTCATGGGGCAGGGAATAAACGCGGAAACGCTTAATCTCTCCGCCCTTCCGGGCTACCATACCGGCGGAACGATACACATAATCACCAATAACCAGCTCGGCTACACCACGCTTCCCTCCGACAGCAGAAGCACACTTTACGCAAGCGATCTCGCCAAGGGGTTCGAGATACCGATTGTCCACGTAAACGCGGACGACCCGGTGGCCTGCATAGAGTCAATACGCCTGGCCTTCGGCTACACATCGAGATTTGAAAAACATTTCCTAATAGACCTCGTCGGCTACAGAAGGTACGGACACAATGAGGCGGACGAACCGGGATTCACCCAGCCCATGATATACAAGAAGATAGACAGTCATCCCCGGGTGATGGGCATCTGGGCAAAGAAACTGATAGAAAAAGGCACCGTTTCGGAAAAACAGGTAGAACAGCTACAGGAAGAACATATCAAGAAGATTGCCGAGGAATTCGAATCGATATCCCCTGACGACTCCCCCGAGGAATCAACGGCGCCCTCCCCGGAACGCGGGATAACGAAAAGAACGGTTACCAAGGTTCCCGACGAAACCCTGCGCGAACTAAATGACTCCCTTCTCTCGGTTCCCGAAGGATTCACGGTAAATTCGAAAATCGCCAGAATACGCGACAGAAGAAAAAACACTCTCGACGACCCGAAAGAAAAGACAATTGACTGGGCCATGGCGGAAGAGCTCGCCTACGCCTCCATAGTCGCACAAGGCATTCCCGTCAGGATAACCGGACAGGATTGCGAGAGAGGGACTTTCAGCCATCGTCACGCGGTGCTCCACGACTCTGAGAACGGCGCAATCCATACTCCTCTACAGAGGATCCCGCAGGCAAAAGCTGCATTCGAGATAAAAAACAGCCCGCTCAGCGAAAACGCCTGCCTGGGTTTTGAGTACGGATACTGTATCGAGAGAACAAACTGCCTCGTAATATGGGAAGCTCAGTACGGAGATTTCATAAACGGGGCTCAGACCATAGTGGATGAATATCTTGTATCGGCAAGAGCAAAATGGGGACAGACCCCTTCCCTGGTTCTCCTGCTTCCCCACGCCTACGAGGGACAGGGCCCTGATCACTCGAGCGGGAGGCTTGAAAGGTTTCTCATGTCGGCCGCCGAATACAATATAAGGATAGTAAACTGCACCACTTCAGCGCAGTTTTTCCACGTGCTTCGCCGCCAGGCCCTGCTGCTTGAAAAAGATCCTCTCCCCCTGATCGTCATGACGCCCAAGGGACTTCTACGAAGCCCGATGATAAACTCGTCCCTTAAGGATCTATCCGAGGGGAAATGGCTTCCCGTAATCGACGATCCGATGAGCGCCAGACGGGCGAAAAAAGTGAGGAGGCTCATATTCTGCAGCGGCAAGGTATACGTTGACCTCATCTCAAGTGAACTCAGAGCCAAATCGCCTGATGTTGCAATAGCCAGAATCGAGCAGCTTTACCCGAGACCCAAGGAAGAGGTAAGCGCCGTTTTGGAGAGGTATGGTAAACTTGAAGAGGTGGTCTGGGTACAGGAAGAACCCCAGAACGCGGGAGCCTGGAAATACATGCTGCCTTTTTTCAGAAGAAAAATCATCAAGAAACGGTTTCCGTTCAGCTATATAGGAAGAAAGCGCTACTCAAGTCCCTCCGAAGGACTTTCCTCCATGCACAGATACAATCAGGAGTTGCTTATAAAGCAGGCGTTCAGCATAGACAAAGTAGTGGAAGGAAATGAGGAAAGCGGGATAACCTGGCACAGAGACATCTGA
- the odhB gene encoding 2-oxoglutarate dehydrogenase complex dihydrolipoyllysine-residue succinyltransferase yields the protein MAKNIVVPHLGDSVIEATIIKWTKQQGDTVRLGETVVELETEKANFEVAAEATGTLASIAKKADEDVEVGDILGTIEVSESKKDTKSGAEGSPKKTEASPQPQTEEIPQEKQPEEGPKTRVTPVARNIAEQNEVDLSQVVPEGNRITKDDVEKHLESQRTGKEIPQGVPPGEKVSETPVSPDVFPSLSQLTTNRERRMKMSRRRRTIARRLVEAQQTAAILSTFNETDMSNVMELRSRKKDAFQEKYGVKLGFSSFFIKAAIGALKQFPEINAEIQDDEIVYKDYYDIGVAVGAEGGLVVPVIREADRKTFAQIEKEVRELAEKANANTLSLDEIFGGTFTITNGGVYGSLMSTPILNPPQVAILGLHKIEKRPVAVNGDIVIRPMMYTALSYDHRIVDGRDAVQFLVRVKELIEDPEALLVEG from the coding sequence ATGGCCAAGAACATCGTCGTTCCCCACTTGGGGGATTCCGTAATAGAAGCAACAATAATCAAGTGGACCAAGCAGCAGGGAGACACGGTAAGACTCGGGGAAACCGTTGTTGAGCTTGAAACCGAGAAAGCTAACTTCGAAGTCGCCGCCGAAGCAACGGGAACCTTGGCGTCAATAGCGAAAAAAGCCGATGAGGATGTTGAAGTAGGAGACATCTTGGGAACCATCGAGGTATCCGAAAGCAAAAAGGATACAAAAAGCGGTGCAGAAGGATCTCCTAAGAAAACTGAAGCCTCACCCCAACCCCAAACCGAAGAAATCCCGCAGGAAAAGCAGCCTGAAGAAGGACCCAAGACCCGAGTGACTCCCGTCGCGAGAAATATCGCCGAGCAGAACGAAGTCGACCTCTCCCAGGTCGTACCCGAGGGAAACAGAATCACAAAAGATGATGTGGAAAAGCATCTTGAGTCACAAAGAACCGGAAAAGAAATCCCGCAAGGGGTCCCCCCGGGGGAGAAAGTTTCCGAAACCCCGGTGTCGCCGGATGTCTTCCCGTCCCTCTCGCAGCTTACCACTAACAGGGAGAGGAGGATGAAAATGTCGAGACGTCGCAGGACCATTGCAAGACGTCTCGTGGAAGCTCAGCAGACAGCCGCCATACTCTCCACTTTCAACGAGACCGACATGTCAAACGTAATGGAGCTTCGATCCAGAAAAAAAGACGCCTTCCAAGAAAAATACGGAGTGAAACTCGGGTTTTCCTCCTTTTTCATAAAAGCCGCCATCGGAGCGCTAAAGCAGTTTCCAGAGATAAACGCCGAGATCCAGGACGACGAGATAGTCTACAAGGACTACTACGACATCGGAGTGGCCGTAGGAGCCGAGGGAGGACTTGTCGTTCCCGTCATAAGGGAGGCCGACAGAAAAACCTTCGCGCAGATAGAGAAAGAAGTCAGGGAACTCGCCGAGAAGGCAAACGCGAATACACTCTCACTTGATGAAATTTTCGGCGGGACTTTCACCATAACAAACGGAGGAGTGTACGGTTCCCTCATGAGTACCCCTATACTGAATCCGCCTCAGGTCGCAATACTTGGACTTCACAAGATAGAGAAAAGACCCGTGGCAGTTAACGGGGACATAGTGATAAGGCCGATGATGTACACGGCTCTTAGCTACGATCACAGGATAGTTGACGGAAGAGATGCGGTGCAGTTTCTGGTCAGAGTAAAAGAACTCATAGAAGATCCAGAAGCTCTTCTTGTTGAAGGGTAA
- the topA gene encoding type I DNA topoisomerase translates to MAKSLVIVESPSKARTIKKYLGRDFRVEASSGHLVDLPSSSLGVDIQNDFKPKYTVIKGKTKYLENLKKASRDAEKVYLASDPDREGEAIAWHIANRLNLWDKVHRVLIHEITEAGVRESMSRPLAINTDRFESQQARRILDRIVGYKVSPVLWKKVKKGLSAGRVQSVALRFVVDREREIQNFKPREYWTLDALVKKTVDPDADAFTASLHMFRGKKAKIENAQQSEEIVSALSGRDFVVGKIEKKERKRNPLPPFITSTLQQDSSKKYRFSVKKTMLVAQGLYEGVELGSKGPVGLITYMRTDSVRASDNAIAEARGFISENYGGDYVPRRPNTFKVKKSAQDAHECIRPTFPSRRPEDLKKFLTEDQYKLYSLIWKRFIASQMSPAVYDQTRVDITAGEAVFRATGNVMKFPGFTAAYEEATEKEETSDTDKNSKRDQNKRLPELSEKDILSLLKLDPKQHFTQPPPRYSESSLVKELEEKGIGRPSTYASILSTIQDRGYAERQKARFVPTPLGFSVNDFLVEGFPGIMNEEFTARMESDLDRVEEGEVHWVELLRGFYDGFSKSVTRAEEEIEGRKLEIPTDIECDKCGAPMVIREGRYGQFLSCSAYPECKNAKDFTRAEDGEIVVGKKTDPEICDDIECDKCGAPMVIREGRYGQFLSCSRYPDCKNPKEFTRQDGKIVIKQKEPPEVREDIKCEKCGKPMVVRRSRRGRFLGCSGYPKCKSTLNLDKDGNIVGKAAKAEKA, encoded by the coding sequence ATGGCTAAATCCCTTGTCATAGTCGAATCTCCTTCAAAGGCGAGAACAATAAAGAAATATCTCGGTCGGGATTTCCGCGTGGAAGCCTCTTCAGGACATCTCGTAGATCTTCCGAGCAGCAGTCTCGGGGTGGATATCCAAAACGATTTCAAGCCCAAATATACCGTTATAAAGGGCAAAACCAAGTATCTTGAGAATCTGAAAAAAGCGTCGCGGGACGCGGAAAAAGTCTATCTTGCCTCCGACCCGGACAGAGAAGGGGAAGCGATCGCGTGGCACATCGCAAACCGCCTTAATCTCTGGGACAAGGTCCACAGGGTTCTTATACACGAAATAACAGAAGCGGGCGTCAGGGAATCAATGAGCAGACCCCTTGCTATTAACACAGACCGCTTCGAATCTCAGCAGGCAAGAAGAATTCTTGACAGGATCGTCGGCTACAAAGTGAGTCCTGTTCTCTGGAAGAAGGTTAAAAAGGGGCTGAGCGCCGGAAGGGTGCAGAGCGTTGCTCTCAGATTCGTCGTTGACAGGGAAAGGGAGATTCAGAATTTCAAGCCGCGGGAATACTGGACCCTTGACGCGCTTGTTAAGAAGACCGTGGATCCCGATGCGGATGCTTTCACGGCTTCGCTCCACATGTTCCGGGGGAAAAAAGCCAAAATTGAAAATGCTCAGCAGTCAGAAGAAATAGTTTCTGCGCTTTCAGGAAGGGATTTTGTCGTAGGGAAGATCGAAAAGAAAGAACGTAAAAGAAACCCTCTTCCCCCTTTCATAACAAGCACCCTTCAGCAGGATTCCTCGAAGAAATACCGCTTCTCCGTGAAAAAAACTATGCTGGTTGCCCAAGGGCTCTACGAGGGGGTTGAACTTGGAAGTAAGGGGCCCGTAGGACTTATAACTTACATGAGGACCGATTCGGTGAGGGCTTCTGATAACGCCATAGCAGAAGCAAGGGGATTCATATCCGAGAACTACGGAGGGGATTACGTGCCAAGGCGTCCAAACACCTTTAAGGTAAAAAAATCTGCGCAGGACGCCCACGAATGCATAAGGCCCACTTTTCCTTCAAGGCGTCCCGAAGACCTCAAGAAGTTTCTCACCGAAGACCAGTATAAGCTTTATTCCCTTATATGGAAAAGGTTCATTGCTTCGCAGATGTCTCCGGCTGTATACGACCAGACTCGTGTTGACATCACAGCGGGTGAAGCCGTTTTTAGGGCCACTGGCAACGTGATGAAGTTTCCGGGTTTTACAGCCGCCTACGAGGAGGCAACTGAAAAAGAAGAAACCAGCGATACTGATAAGAACTCGAAAAGAGACCAGAACAAACGGCTTCCCGAGCTTTCTGAAAAAGATATTCTTTCTCTTCTGAAGCTTGACCCCAAGCAGCATTTCACTCAGCCGCCGCCCAGGTATTCGGAGAGTTCGCTCGTGAAAGAGCTTGAGGAAAAAGGTATCGGACGACCCTCGACCTACGCTTCCATCCTTTCGACAATACAGGACAGGGGATACGCCGAACGGCAGAAGGCAAGGTTCGTTCCGACTCCCTTGGGCTTCTCCGTGAACGATTTTCTGGTGGAGGGTTTCCCGGGAATAATGAACGAGGAGTTTACGGCCCGGATGGAAAGCGATCTTGACAGGGTGGAAGAAGGCGAAGTTCACTGGGTTGAACTCCTACGGGGTTTTTACGACGGGTTTTCAAAGAGCGTGACCAGGGCCGAGGAGGAAATCGAGGGGCGCAAGTTGGAGATTCCGACCGATATAGAATGCGACAAGTGCGGAGCCCCCATGGTTATCAGGGAGGGGCGCTACGGGCAGTTTCTTTCCTGCTCCGCGTATCCTGAATGCAAGAACGCGAAGGACTTCACAAGAGCGGAAGACGGCGAGATCGTCGTGGGCAAGAAAACCGACCCCGAGATCTGCGATGATATAGAATGCGACAAGTGCGGAGCCCCCATGGTTATAAGGGAGGGGCGCTACGGGCAGTTTCTTTCCTGCTCAAGGTACCCCGATTGTAAAAACCCCAAGGAATTCACTAGGCAGGACGGCAAGATCGTCATAAAGCAGAAGGAACCTCCCGAGGTCCGTGAAGATATAAAATGCGAGAAATGTGGTAAACCCATGGTTGTTCGCCGCAGCCGCCGCGGGCGCTTTCTCGGCTGCAGCGGTTATCCAAAGTGCAAAAGCACCCTTAATCTCGATAAAGACGGCAATATAGTCGGAAAAGCCGCTAAAGCGGAAAAAGCCTGA